tgctgcattttggactagctgtagtttgtttactaaacgtgcagaacaaccacccaataaagcattacaataatctaaccttgaggtcataaatgcatggattaacatttcttcatttgacattgaaagcataggcagtaatttagatatttttgagatggaaaaatgcagttttacaaatgctagaaacatggctttctaaggaaagattgcgatcaaatagcacacctaggttcctaactgatgtcgaagaattgacagagcaactatcaagtcttagacagtgttctaggttattacaagcagagtttttaggtcctataataaaCACCTCTGttctttttcagaatttagcagtaagaaattacttgtcatacagttttttatatcgattatgccagtggttcccaacctttttcagctcgcggcccacacaaccacacacatatgtttgcgtggcccacttcaaaaaaattaactgaccccgctattgttgggtaaATAATgaagtactcagaagctagattgttaactgtatttattgaatgaactagggatgtgcgatatggacaaaaaaaaaaaaaaactatcgcgatttctttgatcaattttgcgattgtgacacacacaatatgcttttacagtcataaatgctttcaggattaatttgaaacacgtttccaaaagaaaacaaattagagctttattaaaaaaattgtaacgtctctagaacagacataactcaaaattatcactatagtaaagatgtaacaaaatgtatagacttatggcaaaaaataaaataaaaaaaatcccgtgtccagggattttttttcttctcttttttgtcatgcattgttcatagaacTCATTAATTGTGGCGGTGCCTCAGgtttttgcagtgtgtatacagtatgtgtatgcggtcagcagcgagagcgaataaatataacgcgaaagcacattaaaataatgcacgagcgcgaatctctctgtgCTGTCATAAAACCAGACgtacttgctcagatacacgctgctctgcgtggagagagtgtgcacactttaAACGTGTCTCCTGTCACTTAAGCTGCATCCTGTGCACTCACatctctctctatgctcatgtgttagatattaaatattttgcacatttttatttctagccttttaccgcgtccagtgtgaatgctctgatccgttaacatgggctcgggaAAAATTcgcatcacagacagagtgtgaacctggagttacaggcatgcccagtctgttctgttctcgcgctaggcacACTGCATGCATTCTGAtttagaatggactggaaattaaCAGAAAACAACTCTggctggcaccgctcagcaaaacgggaaaaccagatccaggcagagctcggcagcaAGTAGATAGTCAccggagcaagcagtcaggaggaaacacaacagccatttatgcatgtttgaatttgctGTTCTGTAGCATGTGCagcaaaaatatataagaaaaatatttcttttttgttatttaattatatatatatatatatatatatatatatatatatatatatatatatatatatatatatatatgaaatgatgttatgttatgacttagacattttaacatatattaacaatattttttattttagtagtaattggcggcccacatGCAATACCACCGCGACCCACTAGGGGggcgcggaccacaggttgaaagcCACTGgattatgcattccattagtttttcaaattggtgtgtttccccgggccgcaaagaaatatagagctgagtgtcatcagcataacagtgaaagctaacacaatgtttcctgatgatatctcccaagggtaacatataaagcgtgaagagtagcggccctagtactgagccttgaggtactccatactgcacttgtgattgatatgatacatcttcattcactgctacgacctgatggcggtcatataagtacgatttaaaccatgctaattcacttccattaatgccaacaaagtatTCAAGTCTATGAcgcagaagaggatctatgacttctggaagcacctcctttaggagcttagatggtatagggtctaacatacatgttgttggtttagatgatttaacaagtttgtacaattcttcctctcctatagtagagcatgagtggaactgttccccAGGGGGTCtgtagtgcactgtctgatgcgcgATACTGTAGCttacggctgaatggttgcaattttatctctaatagtatcgattttagaagtaaagtcgttcataaagtcattactgctgtggtgtttggaaatgtcaacacttgttgaggctttactttttgttattttagccactgtattgaataaatacttggggttatgtttgttttcttctaaaagagaagaaaattaatcggatctagcagtttttaatgcttttctttaggataggttactttcccgccaagcaatacgaaatacctctagttttgttttcctccagctgcactccatttttcgggctgctctctttagggtgcgagcatgctcattataccatggtgtcaatcTGTTTTCCTTAActttccttaagcgtaaaggagcaactgtatttaaagtgctagaaaagagagagtccatagtttctgttacatcatcaagttgttctgaggtttttgacatgctaaggaatttggatacatcaagaagataacttaaaaagtagTCTTTTGTGGTAAAAGtaatggttcttccatacttgtaacttGAAGTAgattttacaattttggctatatgaagtttgcacaaaactaaataatgatctgagatatcattacttggctgcataatttcaacactatcaacatcaattccatgatTTCGACAATTAGTAGgtcctgaaatgtgttgtctaaccccaatagagttcataatgtctataaatgctgatcccaatgcatctttttcattatcaacatggatattaaaatcaccaactattacattacatttacatttatctgacgcttttatcaaaagtgacttaaAATTGCTatgtatgtcagaggtcgcacgcctctggagcaactaggggttaagtgtcttgctcagggacacattggcatctcacagtggattcgagcccgggtctctcacaccaaagccatgtgtcttatccactgcgccaacaccacccacctattaaaactttatctgcagccagaactaactcagatgtaaaatcaccaaactctttaataaagtctgtatggtgccctagtggcctgtatacagtagccagtacaaacataacaggggatttatcattaacatttgtttctctggatagtgttatatgaagcaccattacttcaaacgagttatacttgaagcctgccctctgagaaatcctaaaaacgttgttataaattgaagcaaaacctccccctttgccttttagatgtggctcatgtttataacagttatcttggggggtggactcatttaaaataatgtaatcatcaggttttagccaggtttctgtcaaacagagcacatctatattatgatcagtgatcatattatttacaaaaagtgttttcgtagaaagggatctgatattcaataagctaagatttatcattttttatccatattgcatctgttttttatttgttgaacctcaattaaattgttaatcttaacttggtttggacgttttttgtattttcttgttcgaggaacagacacagtctctatagtgtgatatctaggtgaaagagtctctatctgccgagaattagctgacctctgtgatgtgaggcagctaggagatggtcggtttagccagtctgtctgcttcctgacctgggtcCCAGTTAgccaagtataaacactaagactatttgccatgtttctagagagaagagtggcgccaccccaggagggatgaagaccatctcttttcaacaggtcaggtctgccccaaaagcttgtccaattgtctatgaaacctatgttattttgTGGGCACCACtgagacatccagccattgagtgatgacaatctgctatgcatctcgtcatatattcacgttccgtacaatagaatcaccaataactagagcactttcatcaggtttctcagtggctgcatcactgagtggggagaacctgtttaatgttttgatcggaacagaagagcggtgttttgacccacgactacgctgcctcactgtcacccagctgccctgctgcaggggctctgttgccggaaccgaacaatgtacaggaatccctgagctagacgcatacaaaaccgtatctagagccctaacattcttactgtcctcaattaaagtcaGGATGCGTGTCTCtagttctgaaatcttctctgtcagcctaactatttccctgcatttatcacatgtgaatccctcacctgcgacagagatagataaactgtgcatgtggcaagaggtgcaaataacaatagcaggagaagccattactcacagtgattgttgaattatttttactgccgttgtttgatgaacttgaaacagcgataggttcgaatgaaaatggTAATGTCaagctaacgctttgcaggtgtactgcactcaaggatataaaataaaagtgaacgatcaaaagtaatctaataagattgatcgataatatcagaaatatggtgtgaattaagttatattttatcacttaaaaaaaagatagtaagagtgatagtaagataaagattctagaaaaaaaataaaataaaaacagctacacggagctacgattagctacagaaggccaacaggaagtagagaaaattTTTATAAACTCCCTCCCCGAAATGTATCGCAATTCATTTAACATCTCAGTCGATTTGAATCTTCCATATTTGTATCGATTTTAAACCTGCTCGCACTGAATCGTTAAATTCatactttttgttgttttgacaATCAATGTCAGATACAGCAACACCATACACCAACACTTCAACGAATAAAAAGgcaccctgccgactacgccaaaatgTGGCGCCCACAAATCATACAACTAACTACGCCACCCCTTGAGCTTAGTTGGTTAGTGCAGGTTTCAGAGCAAGGGGAACTCTGCTCCAATCAAAATATACAGACACAGGTTCGTAGATGTATAAAAATACAATCTTTATTAATAAATAGTTGAAGGTGTTGGTTGGcctgaatgaaaacaaaatatcaaacaaataaatgaccAGAAATTTCACCAAGCCATCAGTATGGGAGCCAGTAGAGTGCTTTGAGCAAACACTAAGAGGAGGCCAAGTTCTCACTACCACCCGTGAACAGAGGCACAGAGCCTTTTAAGTAATAAACACTAGAGCTTAATGTCTACACACTGCAAACTCACAGAACTCTAATAAATATAGTTAAGACATTAAGATTCATACTACACGGCACTGCAAACGTCTTGAGCAAGAGAAAACAAGAACCAAAACCCACTTTCCAGTGAAGTCTCTTGCACTACCCTGGCTCCCCCCACACAGAGGATGTTTACAGAAGGAATTGGaagtaaactaaatgaaaaacacaaaacaaatgaataaataaaaaaaatagtgaaaataAACCCACCCTAGCCTGTGACATACAATTAACACACTCACATACAATAACAGCTATAGCCAACATGCTAGaggaaaacaaacaataataaaaaaaataaaataaataaataaaaaaactatactaTAAGCAGCACCCCACAATCGAATCAAACAATATGGAGAGCTGCAGCCAGCAACTCAAGTGTAGCTGTACGGGTCTGTTGCAGCATTAACAGTGAATGGGAAACACTAGGTTGGGTGTAAACATCCCACTGCAGTCACAGCACCCAGGCGATGCTCGTTAAACACAGAAGTAGTTTGGCATTACTTTGCCTTAGTTCGCTCGCCCATTCACAGTCTCACAAGTAAACAAATGTTGCACAGCGGCTCAATCAGCACCGGCTATCCACTCACTGAACACTAAAAAACAACACTTAatgctgcggcacctggggagcagttgggggttcagtgccttgtccaagggcacctaagtcgtgacattgaaggtggagagagcactgcaCATGCATTCCCCCAcctacaagaaagaaagaaagaaagaaagagaggattGAAAGGATCCAAaggatcctaatcctaacccggCCCACAGGCTACAGTAATAAAAATTACTTTGAGGATTCAGTATTAATTTTACCAGGATTCTTAGAGGATTTAGtgttaacattattattgttgtagtgATCATATTTTTCTAGGCCAAttgttttgtaatgtaattgACTTTTTTCTTAGAAGAAGCTTTAAGATAAAATActggtaaatgtataaaataatttaaactcaaataattattatttgtccACGTATATATTTGATAAGTAGCTGTGTAAAAAGGGGGATAATGTAACTTCAGTCAGAAGTTTTATTATGGACTTTCTGCAACCTCTTCTTACATAAAACCTTTCTCCACAGCTCATGAGAAGACAAGGACTGGTACTTTTACCAAAAACTCTGTGGGAACTAATCCTACAGCCAATACTCCGGCCACCACAACTGTTAACACCACAACCACTACGACACAAGGTACTCACACTGTCTTAATCATAAATCCCACCAGCAGGCCCAAATGcttcaaaataatttaaactcaaaTCATTATTACTTGTCCACATATATATTTGATACGTAGCTGTATAAAAAGGGGGATAATGTACCTACAGCCAAAACTAACCCATTTATAAGATCATCATGATGCAGTTTTTTATGGACTTTCTGCAACCTCCTCTCACATAAAACCTTTCTCCACAGCTCCTGGGGAGATAAGTAATGTCACTTTTACCACAGAAAAAACAACTAATTCTACAGACAATACTTCTGCCAGCACAACTCCTGACACCATAACTGTTACCACCAAAACCACTACGAAACAAGGTACTCACACCATCATAGTCTTAAATCACACCAGCAGGCCCAAATGCTTCATAATAATATCAATCATTATAAGAAGTAATAAATAAtcatgtcataatttactcactgtCCTTGTATGACCTTCTTCTGTGAAGCATAAACGACACAATTTTAAACAATATACTGGTCACTTGCAATTACAGTGGATGGGGACTGAAGCCTTtaagcttcaaaaaaaaaaaaaagattggaaaaGAATGAAAGTGTCATAAAGAGGTCCATATGACCATGTgtattatgatttaaatcattaagtCAATGAGTTAAACCCAGGAGACTAATCATACCATTCTGTGAACTAATCATTCAGAATAAAAATGTGAACTAGATCAGTCGATGCATTTAAGACATCCATTTCTTTttattgaccaatcagatattgctACACCATGAACTTACCAAGGTTAAACTATAGGACAAATGTCAAGAATTTTAGTGAATAATAGCTTacattttggtctgtttttatTTGGAATATAGCACAgaagtcatatggactacttttatgacaCAAGTGCTTTGAGTTTTTTTACTGAAGCTCGGTAACATGATtgtcattttacaatatattgatATTAGTTACTTATAGAAAATAAACACTGCTGGAAAAGATCTTTCCTGGTTTATGCAGGCAAAAAATGGCTTCATGTTTGTTCATTTTCAAGGTCCCTGTGTTCCAAATCCTTGTATTGGAGACAGTAAATGTGAAGAACGATTTGATGACTTCTTTGCTTGCATCTGCCGACCTGGACTGATTTACTTGGAAATGAGAGGCTGTATTCAAAGTATGACTGACTCAGTTTTGAATCATTAGATCATAAGTGTAGATGTTTgacaaaataaaatgcttaagGCAGACACTCAGCTAGCTGCCTTTTAGCTtattgtttcatatatatatatatatatgtgtgtgtgtgtgtgtgtgtatttgcagcAAAGGTCTTCCCAGGTACTTTAACTTTGAACAGGACTTTTGATCCAAATATGGCTAACAAAATGTCTGAAGAGTTTCATCTGATAGCAGGTGAAATTGAGAATAATGTAAGAGACTAAATTTCCTTTTCGATTTGTGTAGACATTCAATCCTAACCAACACACTCTATAGACCAATTCAGAGTCAGCACTTGTAGCTGCGCGCGCATAGTGGTTGCAGAAAAACATTGGGAACAAGTGGAGGTAAATGGGTGAAATCCACGGAATAAGagaaaactatttatatatatttgtgcctTTTGATGTTAAGATCggaatgcaaataatttttatagaatACGCCATTTGAAGCTAAAAGCTGACATTTAAATGgacatattttgaatgaaaactgcTATGATTAATCTACTTTTAAAgcatacatttgatttaaacaatagATCTACATAATATTCACATTTGCTGTTCAATGATGTATTGTATTAGCCCTAAAAactttacttttaatatttttacataacatttatttattttatctcacaattctgactttttccccaTGCAAATACAAGTTTATATATCCAAATGAAGACTTTATAACTCGACTTAACTCAAGAATAATTTGAGTTGAGTTTgtcaattctaaaaaaaaaaaagaatagttgAGGGGAAAAGAGAGAATGACGAGTTGTTTTTCCTTATTAGAATTTTGAGAAACTGtgagaataaagtcagaattttgaaatagaaaatctaatttactttttttttttaatgattttattccaGTTGAAAACTGTAATTTTCTTCCACTAGATAGTCTCCGCATACCAAAAAGTGTCATCCCTGTTTCGGATCTGTAAAACTATCCCACTATATAATGTCAATTTCACTAAATAACAGTGCTTATCACTGAGTGACAAGCTCTTGTAATATGCAGAGAACATTTTGAAAATTACATCTAATCAATATAATCGAAAATCTTTTTAAACCTAACAATTTTATACTGTATCCATGTAATTCTCTATCTGTAAAGGCTATTCGCTACCGGGTTTTCTGCAACCATGATGCGCTGGCATCCTGAATGTTTACAAACCTAAAATTGATCTATAGCAGCTTGTCTAgcaagatttttcatttttacatagtAAAGTATGAGTAATACAAATAAATGGTGGTAACAGATAGCATTGCTTTTGTATATTCTTAACCCTAATACAGCTCAAAGAAATCCTGGGTAATGACAATGGCTACATTAAGTCCACCGTTTTGAGTCTAAGGTAAGTACCACTTGTTATAATAACCCTTCCTTTAAACATTAACTTGTGAATGTAATATCCTCTGAGActgttttttagttttctgttacTCATTGTTGAATACATATTgcaaataataattcacattttcaaGTCTTAGCATTATGAGAAAGCGTGGAACAGCTTTAATTTTGCCCCTAGCTAAAGGCTAATGAGTTTCAAAACTTTTAACAgtttatcatcatttccttttacAGCAAAGGCAGTGTAATTGCAGACGTTCAGAATTTCTATGACTTGTCATCCAATGCCACATCAGTTTCAGTTGCAAATAAGATTGAAAATAACAAATGGCCAGAAGCCAATGGTTTCGAAGGTACATCTGAGGCTTCTTTTgatcgtttttttgttttgttttgttgttgtttttttttgttgttgttgttttttttttttgcaatgattttgaacaatttgGCAATTACAAGCATTAGAATGAAgcacacatttgtacattttaacttATATACTCAATTCACATGAGACAGTGTGTGTGATCTTGACATTTGTGACAATACCACCACCAAAGCCTGTGAAGAACAAGAGACTAGTGGTACTGCAAGGTGTACTTGCAAAGAAGGGTACATCAGGTCACAATTCACATCACTTTCCTGCCATTGTAAGTTCCTTTTTTTGCTCCCTAGTATGTATGCACAActtcaaaacattcaaactgGTCCTCATAAATTTATTATTGTGCTCCTATATTTTATAGCTTGTCCAAATGGGGATATGGCGGTGGGTGAAGACAGCTGTAAAAAGTATGCACTTGCATTatctcattaaatattttaattaatctatatgaaaatgtcataattattaCAGAAACAATTAATGTTATCTCAAGGCCAACTAAAGTCCTCTATGGTATGGTATAACATGCTCATTAAGCCcaccgattaaaaaaaaaaagaaaatgcaacatGCCCTATGAAGTAATCATTCTGTAAAATCTATATTAACTGGTTTTATTTAagtcaaatattattaaatatgacttatttaataatatttatgaatacatAAGTAACTCACATGTCACAAGGCAAAGACATATGTGTAATATTATGTGTGTCATAATGGGTGTTGTGGTTCCATGGTATCACGGAGAGATGTTTTGATTATTTTAGGTGTTCTTTTGGTTTCTCTGGATTTAATTGCAGTGATCGTAAGTCTGCTCTCCACCATCATCTGAATCAAGCTCATCTTCTCTGTTTTACTACTTTAGATGAACATTTATGAGACTATTTTTAATGCAGATTCTCATTACAGCATATCTTTTGGTTGTGATCGCGGTGTCCACTGTGTTGGGTGTATTGCTGATTATCTTTATTGTTGCCCTGATAGTTGTAAGCTGCAGGTGAGAGTCCACAACACATTTCCTTAGCCCATTTACACAAACATTATATGgatttaaaacattcattttgtcTGTGTTCATTAATAATTAAAGGAATCAAAAGGGAAGCTCCTCATCCCAGGTAGATTTTAGCTCAAACTATGGCAATAAGGAATTACATAAACCTACCGGAGTTCCCAGGATTCCTCGGGCCAACCCTGACACTAGCTTGAAGTCTACAAATCTGGAGATGGCAGATAGTGGGAGCAATCAGGCACTGGTGACCAGAGATCGCCCAGAGAGCAAAACGGTAAGACTAGGACTAAAGTCCTACTCGCTGGGTTTATTACAGGCCACATGCATTTTAGTTATGACCCTTGTTGAGCATCTGTTATCTAAATAAAGTGTTTCTAACTATTTGATCAAAGTGATACaatcacatttataaataaagcaaCTCTTAAGTAtctcaaaacattatttgtgttCTTGTAGCACTACTACGAGGGCGTGAGCTATAGGGGTCAAGTTCCTTCAGTGTACTCCAGCAATGGCGGGAGAGGAGAGGAAAATGGTGGTGTTCACAACCCATACTTTCGACAAGATGATGACAGAATGCGCAGATATTaacataatttaatttgtttggatgatttttgttcattttcatgtggattgaattaaaaaataataataatcttttttgaCACATATTTGAAGATTTTAATGGAAAGTAGTTATTTCCTTTTACATAAATCTTTCATTAACCATAGGAACAGAACTCAGAGTTccatcatatttatattctgtggtTTTAGCATCTAATGAAATTCGGTTTTTGGGTTTCAATCTTGATCTAACCTTTTGCTTTAAaagtatttggattttttttttcttttccatcttacaaactttaaaacattttagtttttcagttccaacaaatatatatatttttaaacacatcCATGTTTTAATGCAATAGTTAAGTCAGATATTTCAATGTTCATATTTATGACATGTATGTTTAATTTTTCTACACTCAGCTGtacgaaataaaaacaaatcaatgttttttttttttcagatattgaTGCAACTTATTTATTCAGGAAGATAAATTATGATTAACTGTTCTAATTGTAACTATGCCAGTTGATGCATTTTATTACAGAtgattttaagaaataataataaaaacttaatattttgtatttaaataacatGGAGTTAATAAAGCATTAGATGTTTCTTTAAATAATGTATCCAAGGGTATATACATGTTCTTCTGTTAGTGtatgacatttttaataaattagataTTCTTATGAAACAGAcacataatttttattaatgtgttcatacatttcattttaaatgcttaCTTTTTCAAATGCCTTATATTCTGACATCAATAACAGAATAATAAAAGcttaaactgtttttgtttgtttgcaacaTTGTTTGCAAAAATGACTTTTATAATATTCCTTCCTgctagcttttaaaaaaaaatgtaaattcatcCTTTTGCACTGCACTTAACACATGCAAATACACTATATTAAGCACAGTACTACACTGCATTTCATcattattaatgctttataagttaATGATAAACTCATAActtaaatgacttaaaatgccATCTCACTTAGCATGGCCGTCCCACTTTGCAAATATGTCTCAGATATATTTATTgggacacaagaaaaaaaaagaaaaaaagattctgTAGAACATATTCTGATATGAAATAGCTTTTTGTTTTCTTACACTTCACATGAATAAATTCTGTAACTTTTCCCTAATAAGATTTTAGACAagtcattattttaaaatttaaattattttcctgTAAATGGTTATGAAATGAGCTCTGCCCCAATTGtcaatggtaaatggactgcatttatatagcactttcaacagacccatggccatccaaagcactttacaagttgcctcacattcacccactGACAGCAACGTGTCAGCCAGGCACCATCCAGcttgtcgggagcagctggggttaggtgtcttgctcaagggcacctcgtcaggtggagctggggattgaaccaccaccttccagtttgtagacaacctacatgaaccactgagccactgccgcccaatGTGACGTCAATTTAAGAACCCCCAAAACCATTTATAAAGATAAAGAATTAAAGATAAATGAGTGATGTATAATTTAACAAACTTCATATGGATAACATTCACTTCCAGGCTTATCTTTGGCCTTAATTAACCTATAAGTAGagaatacattttactattaccccccctccccccccaccCCCGAAAAAAAAGATTACATACAAATTGTATAATCAAAAAGCTAAATTATTTAAACACATCTCTGCAATGTATTCATAACATtgtatattaaacaaaacaaaacaaaaaaatactgatttTCAAAACACAATGCATCTAGCCATATTACAGTTACAGCAGCAAAACAAAAtccaacaaaattattattatatagacaaattataaataaatagacatagaTTACATTTTCTAAACATTCATAAATTTATCATGGGTAAAAGTGTAAaccccacattttttttttctgacagttttctttttctattcttttttctgTAGCATTTAACACTGAACTTAAAATGCTTTCACTAATT
This portion of the Carassius gibelio isolate Cgi1373 ecotype wild population from Czech Republic chromosome A12, carGib1.2-hapl.c, whole genome shotgun sequence genome encodes:
- the muc13b gene encoding LOW QUALITY PROTEIN: mucin-13b (The sequence of the model RefSeq protein was modified relative to this genomic sequence to represent the inferred CDS: substituted 1 base at 1 genomic stop codon) → MNIPLKTILIFCLVAASTAQTHEKTRTGTFTKNSVGTNPTANTPATTTVNTTTTTTQAPGEISNVTFTTEKTTNSTDNTSASTTPDTITVTTKTTTKQGPCVPNPCIGDSKCEERFDDFFACICRPGLIYLEMRGCIQTKVFPGTLTLNRTFDPNMANKMSEEFHLIAGEIENNLKEILGNDNGYIKSTVLSLSKGSVIADVQNFYDLSSNATSVSVANKIENNKFVHFNLYTQFTXDSVCDLDICDNTTTKACEEQETSGTARCTCKEGYIRSQFTSLSCHSCPNGDMAVGEDSCKKCSFGFSGFNCSDPYLLVVIAVSTVLGVLLIIFIVALIVVSCRNQKGSSSSQVDFSSNYGNKELHKPTGVPRIPRANPDTSLKSTNLEMADSGSNQALVTRDRPESKTHYYEGVSYRGQVPSVYSSNGGRGEENGGVHNPYFRQDDDRMRRY